The Mangrovibacterium diazotrophicum DNA window AATGTTAAATACCGTTTTCTAAACTTCCTGGAGTATTTCACCTCAATCTTTCCAATCTTCTCTATAAAATCATATACGAACATTATGTGTTAATTTGAAAATGTTAATAAAAAATAATTATCAACGTGCAAAAGAACTGCGTATGTTCCCTTGTGATTTATTATTGTGTTCGTATATGATTTCATTTCTTGTCTTCTTAATTATTCAACTTCATAAGAGAATTTTGTGGAGCAAGATTGACAATGAAGCGTAAGCTTTTTAATTCTTATCACTCCCTTTTCAAATCTTAATACTTCATTGTCGCAGTTCGGACAAATGGCTAGAGAGTTGGTTAAATTTTCATTATTGAGGTTATTTAATCTATTCCATTTCGACATTTCTTCTTTTCGCTTGTCATCAATGATTTTCGCATAAATCTGAGTAGTTCTTAAATCATTATGCCCCATAATATCAGATACAGTCTCAAGAGACATACCTAATGTCAATGCACTAACAGCAAAAGTGTGTCTTGTGCAATGAAATGAGAGGTGTTTTTTTATGCCCACCTCATTCATTATAAAGCGTAACATGGGATTTATATCGGAACTGCTTCGCACGAAGCCTTTATAAATTTTATCGTTTGGCTTTTTATCACCATCTAAGTCCAGAACAGATTTTAGCCTTTCGGTAATTGGAATTCTGAGCATTTTTTCTTTATCCCTTCTGCTCTTATCCATCTCCATTATTATCATGTTGTTCTCAATATGTTTGTATCGTAATTTTCTTAGGTCAGATAGCCTTAATCCACAATAACAACTTATTAAAATGTGCTGGAGGGTTTCCTGGTACTTCATACCAGTTAGGTAAGTTTTTCCACGCTTATCTTTCTTGTAAATTTTCAGGAACTCTTCTTGATTGTAATAGTCGTGAAGCATGTCCAATTCTTTAAGGGTAAGATGTTCCTTTTTACCATCTTCTTTTAAGAAAGAAAAATTGTGAAATGGATTCCGGTCGATTATTTTCTTTTTGTAAGCGTAGGTTATGTACTTTCTTATCATTGATATATTACCATAAATAGTATTGGCTTTGTTATCTAATGATTCGATAAGGTAGTTTCGGTATTTTTCAAGCCAATTTTCATCAATCTCGTAAATCGTTACATTGGCTTGGTATCTTTCAAGCTTTACAATATCTAATGCTAGACCTTCATAGGTGGATTGCTTGATTCTGTTGCGTTCTTCCTTTAATCTGGTCTTAGCAAATTCAATAAAGCTTCCATTAACCTCACTATTGGAGTAGAGGCTTAAAATATTCTCAAAAGTTACTGATTGTTTTCTTCGCTCTAATTCGATGATGATTTGTTCAACCTCACTTTCCTTATCTTTTAAATAGAGGTTGTTTTTTTTCGCATCAGGCACTTCCCTGATTTCTTTAATCTTTTTGGTTTTGGGATTGTAGTACTCAGGTTTAAGAAAAAGATTTAAAGGAATCTTTTTAGTTTTTCGGTTTAGAGTTACCCTAATGTAAAAACGAGACGTACCATCTTTTTTTGTGTACGAGCTGTCTAAAAAAATACTTACTGTAGCATTTGCCATAATTTAATAAATTTGTGCTATGGCAGTCTTTAGAGCTATTCGGAAACAATTCATAACAACCAATATTTATTCGGAAACAATTCGGAAACAAATATTGTATTTGTTGTAAATATGGGTTCGAATAAGTCGCACTAAATCGGAGTAAATGCGACAAAAAGCTAGTAAATACAGGCATCTTTAAAATAGATTGTAAATTAGATTACAATAATATTTGTATCCCACTAGTTTGAGGGGCTGGTGCCCGTTTTAGGGCGTGCAGGTTCGAGTCCCGTCCTGGGCACAAAAGGAGTTGATTATCAGCTCCTTTTTTTTGTTTCGCACCTATCCGGTTTTATCAGCTATTCTAAATTTAAACTAATTTCTGAGTTCAAAACGATCCCTGCAAACAGTTCAGAAAATGTGGGCAGCAGTATCCTCAATTTTTGTTTCACCTGACTTGTGTGATAAAGACAAAATTGTCTTAAGTATTGATTATTTCTGATCTCTCATATGTGAGAATTCAATCATTGTGTTAGTATTATTGCGAAATAATTCAGATTTTAGGATGCAATTATTTCGCTCGAAAAATACATTCATTTTAATTATACTTTTTATGAGATTGAGATCATGTTCCATGCTGCCGATAGCATTCCTTTTTGTTTTTTCGGCGTGTACCCCCAAGGTGCAGACCGACCTTACTAAAACAGCTTTCATTCCGAAACCGGCTAGTGTTACAGCAACTGGCGACGCATTTGAACTTGACGGTTCAACCGGTATATTTATCCAGGAGGGAGCCGACCATTTGGAGAGTACTGCGCAATTTTTGGCAAAAGCCCTGGGGTCGTCAGCTGCAGTTGAAGCTGTTACGGATGCTCCTTCCAAAGGGATTTATCTTTCATTGGATGCAACCGGTCAAATTCCGGCTGAGGGGAACAAAATGACCATCGACAGTAAATTAATTCATATCGAAGGAGGCGATGAAGCAGGTTGTTTCTACGGAATTCAGACGTTGTTGCAAACACTCCCGGCCAGCATTGCTGAAGGGGAAAAGTTAATTGTTCCAACCGGGGCGATCAGTGATGCTCCTGTATATGGATATCGTGGCGCGATGCTCGATGTGGCTCGCCATTTCTTCTCGGTAGAAGACGTGAAACGTTTTATCGATTTCCTGGCTGAGTACAAAATGAATACCCTGCATATGCACCTGACTGATGATCAGGGGTGGAGAATCGAGATCAAATCTTGGCCAAAACTAACTGAAATTGGTGGCAGCACCGAAGTAGGTGGTGGCGAAGGCGGTTTCTATACCCAGGAACAATACAAAGACATTGTGGCTTACGCCGCAGCAAATTTCATCACGATTGTGCCCGAAGTGGATATGCCGGGTCATACCAACGCCGCTCTGGCATCGTATGCCGAGTTGAATGCCAACGGAAAAGCGACAGACCTTTATACTGGTATTGAAGTTGGTTTCAGCTCGTTCGATACGCGCAAGGATGTTACTTATCAGTTTATCGATGATGTCGTTCGCGAGGTTTCGGAACTTTCGCCAGGCCCGTATTTCCACCTGGGGGGCGACGAATCGCACGCAACCAAGCACGATGATTACGTGTATTTCGTAAATAAAGTGCAGGGAATCGTTCAAAAATACGGCAAGCAGGTGATTGGCTGGGACGAGATTGCAAACGCGGATGTGGTGGAAAATGCCGCCGTGCAGTTCTGGGCTGATGCTGAAAACACTTCATTGGGATTGGAAAAAGGTGCCAAAGTGTTGGTGTCACCAGCCAGTCGCGCTTACATGGATATGAAATATGATACGACAACTGTATTGGGGTTGAAATGGGCCGGAACCATCGAGGTGGATCACGCTTACGATTGGCAACCCGACACGGTTGTGGCAAAGCTAACCAAAGAACAGGTATTGGGGGTTGAAGCGCCTTTGTGGAGCGAAACCATCACCAATATGGATGAGCTGGAATACATGGTTTTCCCAAGACTTCCGGGATATGCCGAAATTGGCTGGACCAAAAACGAAGACCGTAAT harbors:
- a CDS encoding site-specific integrase, producing the protein MANATVSIFLDSSYTKKDGTSRFYIRVTLNRKTKKIPLNLFLKPEYYNPKTKKIKEIREVPDAKKNNLYLKDKESEVEQIIIELERRKQSVTFENILSLYSNSEVNGSFIEFAKTRLKEERNRIKQSTYEGLALDIVKLERYQANVTIYEIDENWLEKYRNYLIESLDNKANTIYGNISMIRKYITYAYKKKIIDRNPFHNFSFLKEDGKKEHLTLKELDMLHDYYNQEEFLKIYKKDKRGKTYLTGMKYQETLQHILISCYCGLRLSDLRKLRYKHIENNMIIMEMDKSRRDKEKMLRIPITERLKSVLDLDGDKKPNDKIYKGFVRSSSDINPMLRFIMNEVGIKKHLSFHCTRHTFAVSALTLGMSLETVSDIMGHNDLRTTQIYAKIIDDKRKEEMSKWNRLNNLNNENLTNSLAICPNCDNEVLRFEKGVIRIKKLTLHCQSCSTKFSYEVE
- a CDS encoding beta-N-acetylhexosaminidase, whose translation is MRLRSCSMLPIAFLFVFSACTPKVQTDLTKTAFIPKPASVTATGDAFELDGSTGIFIQEGADHLESTAQFLAKALGSSAAVEAVTDAPSKGIYLSLDATGQIPAEGNKMTIDSKLIHIEGGDEAGCFYGIQTLLQTLPASIAEGEKLIVPTGAISDAPVYGYRGAMLDVARHFFSVEDVKRFIDFLAEYKMNTLHMHLTDDQGWRIEIKSWPKLTEIGGSTEVGGGEGGFYTQEQYKDIVAYAAANFITIVPEVDMPGHTNAALASYAELNANGKATDLYTGIEVGFSSFDTRKDVTYQFIDDVVREVSELSPGPYFHLGGDESHATKHDDYVYFVNKVQGIVQKYGKQVIGWDEIANADVVENAAVQFWADAENTSLGLEKGAKVLVSPASRAYMDMKYDTTTVLGLKWAGTIEVDHAYDWQPDTVVAKLTKEQVLGVEAPLWSETITNMDELEYMVFPRLPGYAEIGWTKNEDRNWDEYKVRLGKFGKRFEAQGIDFYRSALVPWEE